One Alosa alosa isolate M-15738 ecotype Scorff River chromosome 22, AALO_Geno_1.1, whole genome shotgun sequence DNA segment encodes these proteins:
- the LOC125287715 gene encoding uncharacterized protein LOC125287715 isoform X4, translating to MGPSQHKMSVCDDLDASECRAASLPGGGLPGGVVGMERAYPLRVWMWESTLCELRRGVASSPHLSDSEVLIPVEKGQQIRHVISQLETPALPRWCNRHQWRWLQQERRAYVHLQDLRRAWVTPDLHKSLSCTWHPASIPASHLGLCGHDWVRGEVMMSPDAVVLPLEGMVEATWLNCHRCEVHKNLNSPPNDMDLNQICQPSLRCESLGAHEDDHRIENRLISYFTRANSIPILFFKVQPNVYFTCAKASVCRVPTPYSPGHCVHSVCTSDHCGALHIARHPKNRAESSYPWEETFQDYNHNDCLLRTTVDHPCHPTATLSTKSSPDCIITPHDAFLRVLPTVSLPESSILWHSSSAEWTTIDSDPPLEVGAELDADTSGEQISQCADNGTSSSDISETEDSDSDDAGTDTSDTSCQHEFSDGHESLSERTGYWCPLPILKRSRGVAHLHAVPSASSEEHNASRLRKRVSFFEEVTVFIFDKEAPTQDLKTPCSSVDMQSQKSQGILTMSTSGHAGHFSAEEIHCDEDDLEWEDDFCTALPLFPVLMEANRSSWSHISDTSEHPRGSACFRHDWVNCSTYTFTHITDSDLE from the exons ATGGGACCATCACAAcacaag ATGAGTGTTTGTGATGACCTGGATGCGTCTGAGTGCCGGGCAGCCTCTCTGCCCGGCGGTGGACTTCCTGGGGGTGTGGTCGGGATGGAGCGGGCCTATCCGCTGAGAGTGTG GATGTGGGAGTCCACCCTGTGTGAGTTAAGGAGGGGCGTTGCCTCCTCCCCACACCTGTCAGACAGTGAGGTGTTAATCCCAGTGGAAAAGGGACAGCAGATTAGGCATGTTATCTCACAGCTAGAGACCCCTGCTTTGCCCAGATG GTGTAATAGACATCAGTGGAGATGGCTacaacaggagaggagagcttatgtCCATCTACAAGATCTCAGGCGGGCCTGGGTCACCCCTGACCTGCACAAGAGCCTGAGCTGTACATGGCACCCAGCGTCCATCCCCGCATCTCACTTGGGCCTGTGTGGTCATGATTGGGTCAGAGGAGAGGTCATGATGTCCCCAGACGCTGTGGTACTGCCTTTGGAGGGTATGGTGGAGGCCACCTGGCTGAACTGCCACAGATGCGAGGTCCATAAGAATTTAAACTCTCCACCAAATGACATGGATTTAAACCAAATCTGTCAACCTTCTTTGAGATGTGAGTCACTTGGAGCACATGAGGATGATCATAGAATAGAAAATAGACTTATTAGTTACTTCACCAGAGCAAATAGCATTCCTATCTTATTCTTCAAAGTTCAGCCGAATGTCTACTTTACATGTGCCAAGGCTTCTGTGTGCAGAGTTCCAACTCCTTATTCTCCAGGCCACTGTGTACACAGTGTATGCACCTCAGACCATTGTGGTGCACTGCACATTGCCAGACATCCAAAGAACAGAGCTGAATCTAGTTATCCTTGGGAAGAAACATTTCAAGATTACAACCACAATGACTGCTTGTTAAGGACAACAGTCGACCATCCTTGTCATCCAACGGCGACTTTATCCACGAAATCCTCCCCTGACTGTATCATCACACCTCATGATGCCTTCCTCAGGGTGCTGCCAACGGTTTCGCTTCCAGAAAGCTCTATCCTTTGGCATAGTTCTAGTGCAGAATGGACGACAATCGACAGCGACCCTCCCTTGGAGGTTGGAGCCGAATTAGATGCGGACACCTCTGGTGAACAGATCAGCCAATGTGCAGACAACGGCACGTCCAGCAGTGACATCTCAGAGACTGAAGACTCAGACAGCGATGACGCGGGCACAGACACATCTGATACCTCCTGTCAGCATGAATTCTCTGATGGGCATGAATCACTGAGCGAGCGGACAGGATATTGGTGCCCGCTGCCCATCCTCAAGAGGTCTCGGGGAGTGGCACACCTGCATGCCGTACCGTCTGCCTCATCAGAGGAGCACAATGCAAGTCGTCTGAGGAAGAGAGTATCCTTCTTCGAGGAGGTCACTGTCTTCATTTTTGACAAG GAGGCACCTACCCAGGACTTAAAAACTCCATGTAGCTCAGTGGACATGCAGAGCCAAAAGTCGCAGGGCATTCTGACTATGTCCACCAGTGGACATGCTGGTCACTTCTCAGCAGAGGAGATCCACTGTGATGAAGATG ATCTGGAGTGGGAAGATGACTTCTGCACAGCATTGCCCTTGTTCCCTGTTCTGATGGAGGCCAATCGGTCCTCTTGGTCTCACATCTCGGACACATCGGAGCATCCACGCGGCTCCGCCTGCTTTCGTCACGACTGGGTGAACTGCTCCACCTACACCTTCACCCACATCACAGACTCGGACTTGGAGTGA
- the LOC125287715 gene encoding uncharacterized protein LOC125287715 isoform X3, protein MQHTRTAAGKSLPLLQCCGEWTQYPLPTSYRQPSPELPRKERKISVILYKLSISACLHSPSLPPSLGTRPFPLHAPPSIIGLGAATAELMSDAGPASERMGTTAWDHHNTRMWESTLCELRRGVASSPHLSDSEVLIPVEKGQQIRHVISQLETPALPRWCNRHQWRWLQQERRAYVHLQDLRRAWVTPDLHKSLSCTWHPASIPASHLGLCGHDWVRGEVMMSPDAVVLPLEGMVEATWLNCHRCEVHKNLNSPPNDMDLNQICQPSLRCESLGAHEDDHRIENRLISYFTRANSIPILFFKVQPNVYFTCAKASVCRVPTPYSPGHCVHSVCTSDHCGALHIARHPKNRAESSYPWEETFQDYNHNDCLLRTTVDHPCHPTATLSTKSSPDCIITPHDAFLRVLPTVSLPESSILWHSSSAEWTTIDSDPPLEVGAELDADTSGEQISQCADNGTSSSDISETEDSDSDDAGTDTSDTSCQHEFSDGHESLSERTGYWCPLPILKRSRGVAHLHAVPSASSEEHNASRLRKRVSFFEEVTVFIFDKEAPTQDLKTPCSSVDMQSQKSQGILTMSTSGHAGHFSAEEIHCDEDDLEWEDDFCTALPLFPVLMEANRSSWSHISDTSEHPRGSACFRHDWVNCSTYTFTHITDSDLE, encoded by the exons ATGCAGCACACTCGGACTGCAGCCGGTAAGAGCCTGCCCCTTCTCCAGTGCTGTGGAGAGTGGACTCAGTACCCTCTGCCAACCAGCTATAGGCAGCCTTCGCCAGAGCTCccgagaaaggaaagaaaaatctCTGTCATATTATACAAGCTATCGATCAGCGCCTGTCTGCATagcccatccctccctccctccctcggcACTCGTCCTTTTCCCCTTCATGCGCCTCCGTCCATTATTGGGCTTGGAGCAGCCACAGCAGAGCTGATGTCTGACGCAGGGCCTGCCAGCGAGAGGATGGGGACTACAGCATGGGACCATCACAAcacaag GATGTGGGAGTCCACCCTGTGTGAGTTAAGGAGGGGCGTTGCCTCCTCCCCACACCTGTCAGACAGTGAGGTGTTAATCCCAGTGGAAAAGGGACAGCAGATTAGGCATGTTATCTCACAGCTAGAGACCCCTGCTTTGCCCAGATG GTGTAATAGACATCAGTGGAGATGGCTacaacaggagaggagagcttatgtCCATCTACAAGATCTCAGGCGGGCCTGGGTCACCCCTGACCTGCACAAGAGCCTGAGCTGTACATGGCACCCAGCGTCCATCCCCGCATCTCACTTGGGCCTGTGTGGTCATGATTGGGTCAGAGGAGAGGTCATGATGTCCCCAGACGCTGTGGTACTGCCTTTGGAGGGTATGGTGGAGGCCACCTGGCTGAACTGCCACAGATGCGAGGTCCATAAGAATTTAAACTCTCCACCAAATGACATGGATTTAAACCAAATCTGTCAACCTTCTTTGAGATGTGAGTCACTTGGAGCACATGAGGATGATCATAGAATAGAAAATAGACTTATTAGTTACTTCACCAGAGCAAATAGCATTCCTATCTTATTCTTCAAAGTTCAGCCGAATGTCTACTTTACATGTGCCAAGGCTTCTGTGTGCAGAGTTCCAACTCCTTATTCTCCAGGCCACTGTGTACACAGTGTATGCACCTCAGACCATTGTGGTGCACTGCACATTGCCAGACATCCAAAGAACAGAGCTGAATCTAGTTATCCTTGGGAAGAAACATTTCAAGATTACAACCACAATGACTGCTTGTTAAGGACAACAGTCGACCATCCTTGTCATCCAACGGCGACTTTATCCACGAAATCCTCCCCTGACTGTATCATCACACCTCATGATGCCTTCCTCAGGGTGCTGCCAACGGTTTCGCTTCCAGAAAGCTCTATCCTTTGGCATAGTTCTAGTGCAGAATGGACGACAATCGACAGCGACCCTCCCTTGGAGGTTGGAGCCGAATTAGATGCGGACACCTCTGGTGAACAGATCAGCCAATGTGCAGACAACGGCACGTCCAGCAGTGACATCTCAGAGACTGAAGACTCAGACAGCGATGACGCGGGCACAGACACATCTGATACCTCCTGTCAGCATGAATTCTCTGATGGGCATGAATCACTGAGCGAGCGGACAGGATATTGGTGCCCGCTGCCCATCCTCAAGAGGTCTCGGGGAGTGGCACACCTGCATGCCGTACCGTCTGCCTCATCAGAGGAGCACAATGCAAGTCGTCTGAGGAAGAGAGTATCCTTCTTCGAGGAGGTCACTGTCTTCATTTTTGACAAG GAGGCACCTACCCAGGACTTAAAAACTCCATGTAGCTCAGTGGACATGCAGAGCCAAAAGTCGCAGGGCATTCTGACTATGTCCACCAGTGGACATGCTGGTCACTTCTCAGCAGAGGAGATCCACTGTGATGAAGATG ATCTGGAGTGGGAAGATGACTTCTGCACAGCATTGCCCTTGTTCCCTGTTCTGATGGAGGCCAATCGGTCCTCTTGGTCTCACATCTCGGACACATCGGAGCATCCACGCGGCTCCGCCTGCTTTCGTCACGACTGGGTGAACTGCTCCACCTACACCTTCACCCACATCACAGACTCGGACTTGGAGTGA
- the LOC125287715 gene encoding uncharacterized protein LOC125287715 isoform X2, translating to MLLSAVEKKVSDVSPFILGASQGLTVAPGLRPQPHTEQGRVLSLDSPSKATQPLPLSLLPSLSPSFPSLFSPLLSALVHAPPALRVSELPSGPVLHPPAPLQPQSSPSSLLYTRGLQQHTRTAAGKSLPLLQCCGEWTQYPLPTSYRQPSPELPRKERKISVILYKLSISACLHSPSLPPSLGTRPFPLHAPPSIIGLGAATAELMSDAGPASERMGTTAWDHHNTRCNRHQWRWLQQERRAYVHLQDLRRAWVTPDLHKSLSCTWHPASIPASHLGLCGHDWVRGEVMMSPDAVVLPLEGMVEATWLNCHRCEVHKNLNSPPNDMDLNQICQPSLRCESLGAHEDDHRIENRLISYFTRANSIPILFFKVQPNVYFTCAKASVCRVPTPYSPGHCVHSVCTSDHCGALHIARHPKNRAESSYPWEETFQDYNHNDCLLRTTVDHPCHPTATLSTKSSPDCIITPHDAFLRVLPTVSLPESSILWHSSSAEWTTIDSDPPLEVGAELDADTSGEQISQCADNGTSSSDISETEDSDSDDAGTDTSDTSCQHEFSDGHESLSERTGYWCPLPILKRSRGVAHLHAVPSASSEEHNASRLRKRVSFFEEVTVFIFDKEAPTQDLKTPCSSVDMQSQKSQGILTMSTSGHAGHFSAEEIHCDEDDLEWEDDFCTALPLFPVLMEANRSSWSHISDTSEHPRGSACFRHDWVNCSTYTFTHITDSDLE from the exons ATGCTGCTAAGTGCAGTGGAAAAAAAAGTCTCAGATGTTTCTCCATTCATCTTGGGTGCCTCACAGGGACTGACAGTCGCTCCTGGCCTGCGCCCCCAGCCCCACACCGAACAAGGAAGGGTCTTGTCTTTGGATAGTCCCAGTAAAGCAACCcagcccctccctctctccctccttccctccctctctccctccttcccctctctcttctctcctctcctctccgctctcgTCCATGCTCCGCCTGCCCTGCGTGTGAGTGAACTACCATCTGGCCCCGTCCTCCATCCTCCTGCACCGCTGCAGCCTCAGAGCTCCCCTTCCTCCTTACTTTACaccaggggtctccaacag CACACTCGGACTGCAGCCGGTAAGAGCCTGCCCCTTCTCCAGTGCTGTGGAGAGTGGACTCAGTACCCTCTGCCAACCAGCTATAGGCAGCCTTCGCCAGAGCTCccgagaaaggaaagaaaaatctCTGTCATATTATACAAGCTATCGATCAGCGCCTGTCTGCATagcccatccctccctccctccctcggcACTCGTCCTTTTCCCCTTCATGCGCCTCCGTCCATTATTGGGCTTGGAGCAGCCACAGCAGAGCTGATGTCTGACGCAGGGCCTGCCAGCGAGAGGATGGGGACTACAGCATGGGACCATCACAAcacaag GTGTAATAGACATCAGTGGAGATGGCTacaacaggagaggagagcttatgtCCATCTACAAGATCTCAGGCGGGCCTGGGTCACCCCTGACCTGCACAAGAGCCTGAGCTGTACATGGCACCCAGCGTCCATCCCCGCATCTCACTTGGGCCTGTGTGGTCATGATTGGGTCAGAGGAGAGGTCATGATGTCCCCAGACGCTGTGGTACTGCCTTTGGAGGGTATGGTGGAGGCCACCTGGCTGAACTGCCACAGATGCGAGGTCCATAAGAATTTAAACTCTCCACCAAATGACATGGATTTAAACCAAATCTGTCAACCTTCTTTGAGATGTGAGTCACTTGGAGCACATGAGGATGATCATAGAATAGAAAATAGACTTATTAGTTACTTCACCAGAGCAAATAGCATTCCTATCTTATTCTTCAAAGTTCAGCCGAATGTCTACTTTACATGTGCCAAGGCTTCTGTGTGCAGAGTTCCAACTCCTTATTCTCCAGGCCACTGTGTACACAGTGTATGCACCTCAGACCATTGTGGTGCACTGCACATTGCCAGACATCCAAAGAACAGAGCTGAATCTAGTTATCCTTGGGAAGAAACATTTCAAGATTACAACCACAATGACTGCTTGTTAAGGACAACAGTCGACCATCCTTGTCATCCAACGGCGACTTTATCCACGAAATCCTCCCCTGACTGTATCATCACACCTCATGATGCCTTCCTCAGGGTGCTGCCAACGGTTTCGCTTCCAGAAAGCTCTATCCTTTGGCATAGTTCTAGTGCAGAATGGACGACAATCGACAGCGACCCTCCCTTGGAGGTTGGAGCCGAATTAGATGCGGACACCTCTGGTGAACAGATCAGCCAATGTGCAGACAACGGCACGTCCAGCAGTGACATCTCAGAGACTGAAGACTCAGACAGCGATGACGCGGGCACAGACACATCTGATACCTCCTGTCAGCATGAATTCTCTGATGGGCATGAATCACTGAGCGAGCGGACAGGATATTGGTGCCCGCTGCCCATCCTCAAGAGGTCTCGGGGAGTGGCACACCTGCATGCCGTACCGTCTGCCTCATCAGAGGAGCACAATGCAAGTCGTCTGAGGAAGAGAGTATCCTTCTTCGAGGAGGTCACTGTCTTCATTTTTGACAAG GAGGCACCTACCCAGGACTTAAAAACTCCATGTAGCTCAGTGGACATGCAGAGCCAAAAGTCGCAGGGCATTCTGACTATGTCCACCAGTGGACATGCTGGTCACTTCTCAGCAGAGGAGATCCACTGTGATGAAGATG ATCTGGAGTGGGAAGATGACTTCTGCACAGCATTGCCCTTGTTCCCTGTTCTGATGGAGGCCAATCGGTCCTCTTGGTCTCACATCTCGGACACATCGGAGCATCCACGCGGCTCCGCCTGCTTTCGTCACGACTGGGTGAACTGCTCCACCTACACCTTCACCCACATCACAGACTCGGACTTGGAGTGA
- the LOC125287715 gene encoding uncharacterized protein LOC125287715 isoform X1, whose amino-acid sequence MLLSAVEKKVSDVSPFILGASQGLTVAPGLRPQPHTEQGRVLSLDSPSKATQPLPLSLLPSLSPSFPSLFSPLLSALVHAPPALRVSELPSGPVLHPPAPLQPQSSPSSLLYTRGLQQHTRTAAGKSLPLLQCCGEWTQYPLPTSYRQPSPELPRKERKISVILYKLSISACLHSPSLPPSLGTRPFPLHAPPSIIGLGAATAELMSDAGPASERMGTTAWDHHNTRMWESTLCELRRGVASSPHLSDSEVLIPVEKGQQIRHVISQLETPALPRWCNRHQWRWLQQERRAYVHLQDLRRAWVTPDLHKSLSCTWHPASIPASHLGLCGHDWVRGEVMMSPDAVVLPLEGMVEATWLNCHRCEVHKNLNSPPNDMDLNQICQPSLRCESLGAHEDDHRIENRLISYFTRANSIPILFFKVQPNVYFTCAKASVCRVPTPYSPGHCVHSVCTSDHCGALHIARHPKNRAESSYPWEETFQDYNHNDCLLRTTVDHPCHPTATLSTKSSPDCIITPHDAFLRVLPTVSLPESSILWHSSSAEWTTIDSDPPLEVGAELDADTSGEQISQCADNGTSSSDISETEDSDSDDAGTDTSDTSCQHEFSDGHESLSERTGYWCPLPILKRSRGVAHLHAVPSASSEEHNASRLRKRVSFFEEVTVFIFDKEAPTQDLKTPCSSVDMQSQKSQGILTMSTSGHAGHFSAEEIHCDEDDLEWEDDFCTALPLFPVLMEANRSSWSHISDTSEHPRGSACFRHDWVNCSTYTFTHITDSDLE is encoded by the exons ATGCTGCTAAGTGCAGTGGAAAAAAAAGTCTCAGATGTTTCTCCATTCATCTTGGGTGCCTCACAGGGACTGACAGTCGCTCCTGGCCTGCGCCCCCAGCCCCACACCGAACAAGGAAGGGTCTTGTCTTTGGATAGTCCCAGTAAAGCAACCcagcccctccctctctccctccttccctccctctctccctccttcccctctctcttctctcctctcctctccgctctcgTCCATGCTCCGCCTGCCCTGCGTGTGAGTGAACTACCATCTGGCCCCGTCCTCCATCCTCCTGCACCGCTGCAGCCTCAGAGCTCCCCTTCCTCCTTACTTTACaccaggggtctccaacag CACACTCGGACTGCAGCCGGTAAGAGCCTGCCCCTTCTCCAGTGCTGTGGAGAGTGGACTCAGTACCCTCTGCCAACCAGCTATAGGCAGCCTTCGCCAGAGCTCccgagaaaggaaagaaaaatctCTGTCATATTATACAAGCTATCGATCAGCGCCTGTCTGCATagcccatccctccctccctccctcggcACTCGTCCTTTTCCCCTTCATGCGCCTCCGTCCATTATTGGGCTTGGAGCAGCCACAGCAGAGCTGATGTCTGACGCAGGGCCTGCCAGCGAGAGGATGGGGACTACAGCATGGGACCATCACAAcacaag GATGTGGGAGTCCACCCTGTGTGAGTTAAGGAGGGGCGTTGCCTCCTCCCCACACCTGTCAGACAGTGAGGTGTTAATCCCAGTGGAAAAGGGACAGCAGATTAGGCATGTTATCTCACAGCTAGAGACCCCTGCTTTGCCCAGATG GTGTAATAGACATCAGTGGAGATGGCTacaacaggagaggagagcttatgtCCATCTACAAGATCTCAGGCGGGCCTGGGTCACCCCTGACCTGCACAAGAGCCTGAGCTGTACATGGCACCCAGCGTCCATCCCCGCATCTCACTTGGGCCTGTGTGGTCATGATTGGGTCAGAGGAGAGGTCATGATGTCCCCAGACGCTGTGGTACTGCCTTTGGAGGGTATGGTGGAGGCCACCTGGCTGAACTGCCACAGATGCGAGGTCCATAAGAATTTAAACTCTCCACCAAATGACATGGATTTAAACCAAATCTGTCAACCTTCTTTGAGATGTGAGTCACTTGGAGCACATGAGGATGATCATAGAATAGAAAATAGACTTATTAGTTACTTCACCAGAGCAAATAGCATTCCTATCTTATTCTTCAAAGTTCAGCCGAATGTCTACTTTACATGTGCCAAGGCTTCTGTGTGCAGAGTTCCAACTCCTTATTCTCCAGGCCACTGTGTACACAGTGTATGCACCTCAGACCATTGTGGTGCACTGCACATTGCCAGACATCCAAAGAACAGAGCTGAATCTAGTTATCCTTGGGAAGAAACATTTCAAGATTACAACCACAATGACTGCTTGTTAAGGACAACAGTCGACCATCCTTGTCATCCAACGGCGACTTTATCCACGAAATCCTCCCCTGACTGTATCATCACACCTCATGATGCCTTCCTCAGGGTGCTGCCAACGGTTTCGCTTCCAGAAAGCTCTATCCTTTGGCATAGTTCTAGTGCAGAATGGACGACAATCGACAGCGACCCTCCCTTGGAGGTTGGAGCCGAATTAGATGCGGACACCTCTGGTGAACAGATCAGCCAATGTGCAGACAACGGCACGTCCAGCAGTGACATCTCAGAGACTGAAGACTCAGACAGCGATGACGCGGGCACAGACACATCTGATACCTCCTGTCAGCATGAATTCTCTGATGGGCATGAATCACTGAGCGAGCGGACAGGATATTGGTGCCCGCTGCCCATCCTCAAGAGGTCTCGGGGAGTGGCACACCTGCATGCCGTACCGTCTGCCTCATCAGAGGAGCACAATGCAAGTCGTCTGAGGAAGAGAGTATCCTTCTTCGAGGAGGTCACTGTCTTCATTTTTGACAAG GAGGCACCTACCCAGGACTTAAAAACTCCATGTAGCTCAGTGGACATGCAGAGCCAAAAGTCGCAGGGCATTCTGACTATGTCCACCAGTGGACATGCTGGTCACTTCTCAGCAGAGGAGATCCACTGTGATGAAGATG ATCTGGAGTGGGAAGATGACTTCTGCACAGCATTGCCCTTGTTCCCTGTTCTGATGGAGGCCAATCGGTCCTCTTGGTCTCACATCTCGGACACATCGGAGCATCCACGCGGCTCCGCCTGCTTTCGTCACGACTGGGTGAACTGCTCCACCTACACCTTCACCCACATCACAGACTCGGACTTGGAGTGA